The window CGGACCATCCATTCATTGAACCCCTCCAGCCAGCCCAACCCCCCGCGTTGCTCCAGATTGATATACTGGGGATGCACCACCTCACGAACCGGGGATTCCCAGCCCAACCGCACGTCTCCGGCCGTGGCTTCCAGAATCCCCATCCCCCGCGTTGGGACGACCGTGAACGTCAGGGCCCCGTTGTCCACCACGATGACCTCCACCCCGTCCTGACGCCCCCCCCTCAAGGTAAGCTTCCGGACGCTCCAGGGCGTCGGCGCCCCCAGGTCGCGATGGGTCATCGTCCAATGCTCCGTCCGGATCCCCCGGGCAACGCTGGTGATCACCTGACGGAACGGTTCCGCAGCGGAGGCACTGGGCGCGGCAAGGGCAGCAAGCATCGAAAGGAGGCAGAGTCGGTGTTTCATGACGGTGGCCGGCAATTCCCGGATCAGGGGGACCCGCCCATCCTGCCGACCCCTCGGGGCTCCTGCAACCCGGGCATCTCCTGGCAACCCCGCGCATCTTGGAGTTGCGGGGTGAGGAGTCAGCGAATCGGAGGGACGAACTCCGCGAATCCATAACCCGAAGCACCCCACCGTTGCGGCCTCAGGGAACTCGGCCCTCCGAGGCCACGCTTCTCAGCAGAAAGCGGCAGGTTCTTTCTGTTGACTATTGACGAAAGTCTAATAGCCAGTCACTTTTTGATTACACCATGAGAACTCCTCGCATCAAAGCCGATCCCTCCCTTCCTGCCGTGTATCACTGCATGTCCCGCGTCGCCGGCCGCCTCCCTCTCCTCGACGACTCCGCCAAGCACAAGCTCCTCAATATCCTCCACCACCTCGCCCGATTCTGCGACATCGACATCATCACCTTCTGCATGATGTCCAACCACTTCCACCTCCTCATCCGTGTCCCGCCCAAACCCCTCCCCGACTCCATCCCTGACCCGGTTCTCCTCGCCAAACTCGAGGACTTCTACGGCCCAAAGGCCACCCTTCCCTCCCTCGCCCGCGCCGCCCTCAACAAAGGCCAACCCATCCCCGACGACATCCGCCAGGCTGTCCTCTCCCGCATCGCCGACCTCTCCATCTTCCTTCAGGAGTTCAAACAACGCTTCTCCCGCTGGTACAACCGCCGTCACGACCGCTCCGGCTACCTCTGGGGCGAACGCTTCCGGAGTGTTCTGGTGGAAGACTGTCCCAGCACCCTCCGCGCCATCGCCGCCTACATCGACCTCAACCCCGTCCGCGCCGGCCTGGTCAACGATCCCAAGGACTACCGCTTCTGCGGCTACGCCGCCGCCCTCACCGGCGACAAGGTCATCCGCCGCGGAATCATGGGCTTTCTGGGCGCAACCGACTGGAGCGCGGCGTCAGCAGAATATCGCCTGGCGCTTTATGTGATTGGCGGGACGTCGGGGCGCAGCGACAAGCGGGTGCTGGACCCGGAGGCGATCCGGGCGGAGCTGGCGCGGGGCGGGGAGTTGCCGCTGGGTCAGATCCTGCGGTTGCGGATCCGGCACATGACGGACGGGGTGATCCTGGGCTCGAAGGAGTTCGTGAACCAGATGTGGGAGCGGCACCGGGACAAGTTCGGGAAGCGACGCAAGAGCGGCGCGCGGATCATTCGGGGCGCTCCGATCCCGGGGCTTCGAGTCTTGCGCGATCTCCGCGTGGATGCGATCGGGTGACTTGCCGAATCGGGGCGACTTACCAGGTGTGGCGATGGGCGCCCCAAGGAGCGTAGGGGGAGACGCACCGACGGTGCCCGTTTTCCTGGCGGGATCGCCCACGGCCCAACCCCCTGCATCCCGGAGTTGTGGGGAGGGGAGGGAACTTCGCCAAGCATCGCTTCGGAGGGCCGAGTTCCACGAGGCCGCAACGGTGTGGAGCGTTGGGTTGAGGACTCGCGGAGCTCGTCCCTCCGATTCGCTGCCTCCTCACCCACAACTCCGGGATGCACCGGGCTCAACCGGCCCGGCGCAACTCGGCGTGACCGCGCGGCCCCGTCCTGATAGCGTGCGACTCGCACGATGAAGCCGACGCCTTCGCAACGCTGGACCCGGTTCCAGGCGCGTTACCACGAGTTCCCCGCCTGCGGGTTGAGCGTGGACCTCAGCCGGTTGGATTTCGACGACGGCTTCCTGCCGCAAATGGCCCGGCCGATGACCAAGGCCATCGAGGCGATGCGGTGGCTGGAGGCCGGCGAAGAAGCCAATCCCGACGAGGGTCGCATGGTCGGCCATTACTGGCTGCGCCACCCTGCCCTCGCGCCCTCGCCCGAACTGCGCGAAGCCATCGCCGCCGCCATCGAGGACGTCGCCACCTTCGCCGAATCGATCCACGAGGAACGCCTCGTCGGCGAGCGCGGCTCGTTCCAGCAGGCACTCGTGATCGGCATCGGCGGCTCCGCGCTCGGCCCGCAATTCGTTGCGGGCGCCCTGGGCCACCCGATGCGCGACAAACTGGCCGTCCACTTCATGGACAACACCGACCCCGATGGCATCGACCGTCTTCTGGGCCGGCTCTTTCCCAGCCTTGGCCGCACCCTGGTGGTGGTGATTTCCAAGTCCGGCACCACCCCCGAGACGCGGAACGGCATGGTCGAGACCGAGGCTGCCTACCGCCGGGCCGGACTTGCCTTCGCCCGCCACGCCGTGGCCATCACCCTGTTCGACGAGGAGGCCAGCGCCCTCTACCGCAGGGCCCGCGCAGAACGATGGCTGGCCACCTTCCCCATGTGGGACTGGGTGGGCGGACGAACCAGCGTCACGTCCGCCGTCGGCCTCCTCCCGGCCGCCTTGCAGGGGATCGACACCGCCGGGCTCCTCGCCGGCGCCAAAGCCTGCGACGAAACCACCCGCGCCACCGATCCCCTCGCCAATCCCGCCGCACTCCTCGCGCTCGGCTGGTACCACGCCGGCGAGGGACGCGGCACGCGGGACATGGTGGTGCTTCCCTACAAGGACCGCCTCGAACTCTTCTCGCGCTACCTCCAGCAACTGGTCATGGAATCCCTCGGCAAGGAACTCGACCTCTCCGGACGCATCGTCCACCAGGGGATTGCCGTGTACGGCAACAAGGGCTCCACCGATCAGCACGCCTACATCCAGCAGTTGCGCGACGGGCCCAACGATTTCTTCGCCGTCTTCATCCGTGTCCTGCGCGCCCGCACCGGCGATTCGGTCGAAGTCGAACCCGGCGTCACCTCGGGGGATTATCTGAACGGTTTCCTCCTCGGCACCCGCTCGGCCCTCCACGAGCGCGAACGACAGTCCATCACCCTTTCCGTCCCCGAGCTGACGCCGTTCGCCGTCGGCGTGCTCATCGCCCTTTTCGAGCGCGCCGTCGGCCTCTACGCGCAACTGGTCCAGATCAACGCCTACCACCAACCCGGCGTGCAGGCGGGCAAGAAGGCCGCCGACACCGTCCTCAAACTTCAGGCCCGCATCCTCGCCCACCTGCGCCGCCATCCCGGCCAGGCCTTTGATGCCGGGGCCCTCGCTTCCGCCGCGGAGTCCGACGATCCGGAAACCGTCTTCCTCCTCGCCCAGCACCTCGCGGCCAATGTCCCGGGCATCCGCCGCACCGGCACCGGCACCTCGGCGACCTTCGCGGCCTGACATGGGCCTCCCCTACCGCGTCTCCACCCTCCTGTACGCATTCGATTCCGAAGACCGGGTCCTCCTTCTCGAACGGACCCGGGAACCGAACCGCGGCCTTTGGAGCCCGCCCGGGGGCAAGGTCGAGATCGATCGTGGCGAATCCCCCTTCGCCGGTGCCTGCCGCGAAGCGCGTGAGGAACTGGGCCTTCACCTCCAGCCTTCCGACCTCCACCTCACCGGCATCGTCAGCGAGGCCGGCTACGAGGGCACCGCCCACTGGCTGATGTTCCTGTTCGAAATCCGTCCCCGACTCCAACGCCAGCCCCCCGACTTCGCGGAAGGCCGTTTCGCCCTCCACCCCTTCTCCGCCCTCGCCGAACTTCCCCTGCCCGTCACCGACCGCGAGGCCCTCTGGCCATGGTTCCTTGCCCACCGCGGCGGCTTCTTCGCCGCCCACTGCCGCTGCAACGCCGACGGCCGTCACCACTGGCGCCTCGAGGACTCCCGGTCTCCCTGAACGGGAAGCGGGGTCAGATCTCTGAATTTGACATTTCATCGAGCGCCGCCCCGCCCTGCGGCCAATTGTCAAATTCAGAGATGTGACCCCGTTGCTTCGGTTTCCCCGGTCGTTTCTGCTGGCGGGGTGCCGTCCGAGCCCATCATCGATCTGGAGAGCGACCATTACCTGATGGGGGAGGCGTTGCGTCAGGCCATGAAGGCCTTCGAGGCCGGTGAAGTGCCGGTCGGGGCGGTGATCGTTCGCGACGGGCGCATCGTGGGCCGCGCGTTCAACCAGGTGGAACTGCTCAAGGATGCGACCGCCCACGCGGAGATGCTGGCCATCACCCAGGCCGAAGCCGCGGTGGGCGACTGGCGCCTCAACGACTGCACGCTCTACGTGACCAAGGAACCCTGCCCGATGTGCGCCGGGGCCATGGTCCACGCACGGCTCGGCCGCGTGGTTTTCGGCGCTCCCGATCCCAAGGGCGGATGCGCCGGCGGGGTCATCGATCTCCTCCGGTTTCCGTCCTTCAACCATCGCTGCGTCGTCACCGCGGAGGTCCGCGCCGACGAGTGCCGGGCCCTGCTGCGCGAGTTCTTCCTCCAGCGGCGCGCCCTGAAGGACGCCGGAGCCGGCTGACCCCCCCCTTCCGATCCCATGAGCGAATTCTCCCATCTCGACGCCGAGGGCCAGGTCCGCATGGTGGACATCTCCGAAAAGCCGCCCGTGCGCCGCGAAGCCGTCGCGACCGGCGCCATCCGGTTGTGCCCCGAGACCCTGGCACGAATCGAGTCCCATGACGTGGCCAAGGGAAACGTGCTCGCCACGGCCCGCATCGCCGGCATCCAGGCCGCCAAACGCACCAGCGAACTGATCCCGCTCTGTCATCCGCTCTCCCTCACCCACTGCGATCTCGCCTTCGAAATCCCGCCCTCCCGCGACCGTATTGCCATTACGGCCACCACCCGGACCACCGGCCGGACCGGGGTGGAAATGGAAGCCCTGACCGCCGTGGCGGTGGCGGCGCTGACCGTGTACGACATGTGCAAGGCCGTGGATCCCGCCATGACCATCGGCGACATCCGCCTCCTCGAAAAATCCAAGCGCCAGGTCGCGTGATCATCGCCGGTGCATCCCGAAGTTGTGGGTAAGGTGCGGACTTCGCGAAGCGTCGCTCCGGAGGGCCGAGTTCCATGAGGCCACAACGGTGTGGGACGTTGGGTTGAGGACTCGCGGAGCTCGTCCCTCCGATGTGCTGCCTCCTCATCCACGACTCCGGGATGCACGTGATCATCGCCTGCGGGTGGATGGGGGTTTGACCGTGGATTGGAGTTCTTCATCTTGGCGGCCCATGAAGGACCGGGACGGGGAATGGATTCTCGAGGCGGAGGGGTTGACCAAGACCTATCGGAGTGGCGAACGGTCGCTGGATGTGTTGCGGGAGGTGAGTTTCCGGCTGGGGGCGGGCGAGACGATGGCGATCGTGGGGCCTTCGGGGTCGGGGAAGACCACGCTGCTCGGATTGTGCGCGGGGCTGGATGCGCCGACGCGGGGGCGGGTTCGGCTGGCCGGGATGGACCTGGGATCGTTGGACGAGGACGGCCGGGCGCGGGCGCGCAATCTGAATACCGGCTTCGTGTTTCAGAGCTTCCAGCTCATTCCCACACTGACGGCGTTGGAGAACGTGATGGTTCCGATGGAACTGCGGGGGGAGCGGGGCGGGGAGAAGGCGGCCCGGCGGTGGCTGGAGGAGGTCGGCCTGGGCGAGCGGTTGCAGCATTATCCCGCGCAATTGTCGGGCGGGGAACAGCAGCGGGTGGCGATCGCCCGGGCGTTTGTCACGCGGCCGAAGGTGCTGTTTGCCGACGAACCGACCGGCAATCTGGACACCGACACCGGACACCGGATCGTCGAGCGGCTGTTCGACCTGAACACGGCGGCCGGGACGGCCCTGGTGCTGGTGACCCACGATCTGGAACTGGCGGGCCGGACACGGCGCATCCTGCGCCTGCGCGGCGGGGAGGTGGTGGAGGACACGGCACGCGTGGCGGCGGCGGGGGACGGGAGGGGTGACATGACGAAAGGGGTGGCGGTTTGAGCCAGGCGACAGGCCGGGGCGGGGGGGTGGGATGGGCGTTCGTGCTGCGGATGGCGTGGCGGGACAGCCGGGCGAGCCGGCGCCGGTTGCTGCTCTTCACGCTGTGCATGGTGGTGGGGATCGCGGGCCTGGTGGCGGTGGGGTCGTTCGGGCGTTCGCTGGAACGGTCGGTGGAGGAACAGGCGAAGGCGCTGCTGGGGGCGGACCTGGCCCTGGGATCCCGGATTCGGTTCGGCGAGGATCACGAGGCGTTCTTCGCAACCGTGGGGGGCGAACAGTCCCGGGAGGTCACGTTCACGACCATGGTGGTCTTCCCGGGAGCCGGGACCCGGCTGGCGCAGGTGCGGGCTGTCCAGGGGGAGTTCCCGTTTTATGGCCGTCTGGAAACCGAGCCGGAGGCGGCGGCATCCCGGTTTCGCGAAGCGGGCGGCGGAGTGCTGGTCGAGGAGTCGCTCCTGCTCCAATTCGGGGTCGGGGTGGGGGACGAGGTGCGGATCGGGGAATGGCGGACGCGGGTGGCGGGGGCGTTGCAGCGGGTGCCGGGGGAGACGGTGGTCTTCGCGACGATTGCGCCGCGGGTGTACCTGCGGATGGAGGATCTCGAGGCGACGGGGTTGCTGCAGACCGGGAGCCTGGCGCGGTACCGGGTGCATTTCCGGCTTCCGGAGAATTTCGATGTGCCGGCCTGGGTTGAAGGGGCGCGGGACCGGATCGACGCGCTGCGGTTGAGCGTGGCGACAGTGGAGGAGCGCAAGGAGGACCTTGGGCGCTCGATGCGGAACCTGGAGGGATTTCTGAGTCTGGTGGGATTTGTGGCGTTGCTGCTGGGCGGGGTGGGCATGGCCAGCGCGATCCAGACGCATGTGCGCCAGAAGCTGCCGACGGTGGCGATCCTGCGGTGCCTGGGATGCCCGGTGTGGACGGCGTTTGCGGTGTATCTGCTCCAGGGGCTCGGGGTGGGCCTGCTGGGGGCCGGCCTGGGGGCGGGGCTGGGCACGGCGATCCAGCATGCGCTGCCGTGGGCGGTGGCCGACTGGGTCCCCTTCGAGGTGAACGTCCGGACGTCGTGGGTGGCGGTGGGCGAGGCGACGGCGATGGGCTTCGTGGTGTGCCTGTTGTTCGCGCTCCTGCCGCTGGCGGCGGTGCGCCGGGTGTCACCGCTGGCGGTCCTGCGGGTGGCATTCGAGACGCGACGGGGCCGGGATGGCTTGCAGTGGGGGGTGCTGGGCCTGCTGGGGTTGGCGGTGGTGCTGTTTTCACTGGCCCACACGCCGCGCTGGCAGGAGGGGTTGGGATTTGCGGGAGGGCTGGCGGTGGCGTTCGGAACGCTGGCCCTGGCGGCCCGGGGGGTGGTGGCCTGGGCGCGACGCTGGCGCCTGGCACGATGGCCGTTCGTGGTGCGTCAAGGGCTGGCGAGCATCCATCGTCCCAACAACCGGACGCCCCTGCTGGTGATGTCGCTTGGGCTGGGGACGTTCCTGCTGCTGACGCTGCACCTGGCCCAGGCCAATCTGCTGCGGGAGCTGGTGTCGGGCACGGAGGACGGGCGGGCCAATGCGATCCTGTTCGATGTGCAGTCCGACCAGGTCGAGGGGGTTTCGGGGCTGGTGCGGGAACTGGGATTGCCGGTGATCGACGAGGCGCCGATCGTGACCATGCGGTTGCGGACGATTGCGGGGAGGCCCGTGGACGAGATCCTGGCCGACCCCGGGACTTCAGCCCCGCGATGGGCCTTGCGGCGGGAGTTTCGGAGCACGCGTGCCGACCGGTTGCGGGAAAGCGAGCGGGTGGTGGCGGGGGAGTGGGTGGCGACGGCGGATCCGCTGGCGGAACCGGTGCCGGTGTCGGTGGAAGCCGGCATTGCCAAGGAACTGGGGGTGGGCCTGGGTGACGAGCTGGAGTGGGACATCCAGGGGGTGCCGATGCGCACGCGGGTGGCGAGCCTGCGGGAGGTGGACTGGCGGCGGGTGCAGCCGAATTTCTTCGTGGTGTTCCCGCACGGGCCGCTGGACGAGGCCCCGGCGTTCCATGTGCTGGTGACGCGCGTCGAGACCGCCGAGGCATCGGCACGACTGCAGCGGACGGTGGTGGAACGGTATCCGAACGTGTCGGCGATCGACATCACCCTGGTGCTGCGGACGCTCGACCAGGTGCTCGACAAGATCGCCTTTGCCATCCGGTTCATGGCGTTGTTCACGGTGGTGACGGGTCTTCTGGTGCTGGTGGCGACGGTGTTGAGCGGGCGTTACCAGCGGGCGCGGGAGAGCATCCTGCTGCGGGTGCTGGGGGCGTCGCGCCGGCAGATCCAGCGGGTGTTGTGGGTGGAGTACGCGGCGTTGGGATTGCTGGCTTCGCTGACGGGGGTGGTGCTGGCGCTGGCGGGGTCGGCAGCCCTGGCGTGGTGGGTGTTCCGCGTGCCGTTCTCGCCCTCCCCGTGGGCGACCCTGGCGACGGTGGGCATTGTGGTGGGATTGACGGTGCTGACCGGATTGCTGGCGAGCCGGGGTGTCACCACGCATCCGCCGCTGGAGATCCTGCGAGATGAAGGATGAAGGCGCCGGCCGGAGGACAGGGATGGCGGGGATGGGTGGGACTGGGGCTGGCGGCGTGGGCCGGGGCGGGGTGCAGTCCGTCAGGAATTCTCGCCCGACAGATGGTGAAGGCGCCGAACCGGGTGCCGGAGTGGGTGAAGCCGGAGGGGCGGGTGGGCCTGCGCTGGCCGGCGGGGACGATGGGGCGGTTTCCCTCGGGGACGGCGGTGGTGGGTGAGCCGGCGGTGGCATTGCACTGGCGGATGGTGGAGCCCGCGGACTACGGGTTGGAGGTGGTTCCGGAGGCGAGGAAGCCGGGGGATCCTCCGGCGGATGACTTCACGATACGCTTGCGGTTGCCGGGAGGGGGATTGCCAGCCGCCCGGGAGGCCATCGGGACGGCCTTTGTGGTGCACGGGTACGGGGTGGATTCGGCCTCGATGTTTCCCTGGGCCCTGGCCCTGGCGGAGGCGGGGTGGAGGACGGTGCTGGTTGATCTGCGGGGGCACGGCCGATCCGGAGGGCGACGGGTGTACCTGGGCACCCTCGAGGCGGAGGACCTGCGGGGGCTGAGGCGGCACCTCGAGGCGGAGGGGCGGGTGACCGGGCCTTACGTGGTGGTCGGGCACTCGATGGGGGCCTCGATCGGACTGCGCTGGCAGGCGATCGATCCGGAGGTGCGGGCGACGGTCGCGTTCGGGCCCATGGCCGAGTTTGCGCCGTCCGCCGAGCGGGTGCGGGCGGAGTACGCCCAATGGGTGCCGCGCGGCTGGATGCGGCGGGCGACCGCGAAGTTGCCCGGGGTGCTGGGGATCGAGCCGGAGGTCCTGGACACGCTCCCGGCGGTGCGGAAAAGCGCGGTGCGCGCCTATCTGGTGGCGGGGGCCGGGGATGCGGTGACACCGCCGGAGGAAAGCGCACGACTACGTCCGTGGCTGGCGCCGGGCAGCGAGTTTCTGATCGTGGGACAGGTCACCCACGAGACCCTTCCGTACGCCTTCGACCAGCACGGGGCGCGGGTGCTCGCGTGGCTGGCGAAGTGGGGTGCCGGACCAGGGACAGGAACAGGACCAGGGACGGGGACGCGGGATGGGACCGCGGGACCGGAGTGACGGGCGGGAAACGGGGGACGGACTAACGGAGGGCGCCGGCGGGGGCGTTGGCGTTGAGCTGACGGAGAATCTCGTCGGTCATGTCGTTCTCGCCGCTGGTGTAGAGGACGATGGGCGTTTCGTTGCGGCTGATGGCGGCGGTGTCGAGGACGAGGGTGTAGCCGGCGGCCTTGGAGCGGGCGACGATGGTTTCGCGGATCTCCTTGAGGATCTGATCGCGCATGCGGGTGCGCTTCTCGATGAGCGATTCCTGGGACTGGCGCCGGTAGGTTTCGACCTGCTGTTCGAGCTGCTTGATCTCGATGAGCTTGTCCTCGGCGGCCTTGCGGCGGCGCTGACGCTCCTCGACGGAGATGGCGGCATCATTGGCGGCTTCCGAGCGCTGTTTGTAGTCCTCGTTGGCCTTCCGGTAGTCCTCGAGCATGTCGCGGACGTTCTTTTCCAGGCCCGCGGCGTCCTCCTTGATGCGCACGTCGGCCTCCTTGGTCTTGTAGTAGCCCTCGAAAACCTTTCGGAGATCGACGATGCCAAGGCGGAAGGCCTGGGCATGGACGACGGCGGGGACGGCGGCCAGAACGGCGGCGGCGAGGAGGAGGGACTTCAGGCGGTGCATCTTCACGGGGGATATTGCGGTCAGAATTCGCGGTGGTAGCCAACGCCAAACTGGAACCGGCCGCTGCCGCGGTCGTTGTAGTCTTCGGCGGTGAGGGGGAAGGCGTAATCGAGGCGGAGGGGCCCGATGGGAAGGTTGAGGCGGATGCCGATGCCCCAACTGTCGTTGTAAGCGTGCTTCGAGGGGGTGCGAAGGTCGAAGCTGTACGGGTCGTAATAGACCATGCCGATGTCGTAGAACGCGGCGAAGCGGACGCGTTCAATGACGGGGATGGAATATTCGACGGAACCGAACCAGTAGGTGCTGCCGCCGATGGGTTCGTTGTTTTCGTCCACGGGCCCGACATCGCGGTAGCGGAAGCCGCGGAGGGTGTAGAGGCCGCCGAGGAAGAACCGGTCGAAGAGGGGAACGCGGGGACTGTCGCCGTAGGCTTCGGAGACGCCGATACGGCCGAGGATCTCGATGATGTGGCCCTCGTCGAAGCCGGGGAAGTACTGGGCGCCGCGCATCTCGAGGCGATAGAAATCGGTGTCGCCGCCGAAGACCCCGCCGGCGACTTCGCCGATGAGTTCGATGCGCTGGCCGCGATTGGCGAGGATGGCGCTGTTGCGGGTGTCGAAGACGAGTGAGCCGGTGACCTTGGAGACGAGGCGGCGGCCCTCCTCCTGGGCGAGTTCGGGGGAGACGCGGGGTCGCCCGGTGACGATGCTGGAGCCGTGGCCGGGGCCCTCCTCGCGGAACACGGGGGCGAGGAGATCGGCGTCGTTGAAGTCCAGCTTGACGCTTTCGATGGTGTAGGCGATGCCGGCGCGGAAGAACTCGCCATACCGGAAGAGGTCGCCGAGGCTCTTGGTGAGGCCGATGCGGGCGCCGGTGCGGGTTTCGTCGTAGAGGGAGCTGAGGAACTGGAAGTCGCGGTGGTACAGATCGACTTCGAGGGCGAGCCGCTGGTTGAGGAACCAGGGTTCGATGAAGGTGATGAGGTAATCCTGGCGCCGGGTGCCGACCTGGGCGCGGAGGCGGAGTTTCTGGCCGCCGCCGGTGAAATAGGGGGGATTGCCGATGTCGAAGTTGCCCTGGCTCATCTCGACGAAGCCGACGAGGTTATCGACCGAACTGAAGCCGGCGCCGATGCTGAAGTTGCCGGTGTTCTGTTCCTCGACCCCGATGACGAGATTGCGGCGGGTGGGGACCTCGGTGTCCTCGGGCCGGGCGTCCACCTTGGAGAAGTACTGGAGCTGGTAGAGGCGGTTGGTGCTGATCTTGACGCGGACGGTGTTGAAGATCTCGCCGGGAGCGACGGCCAGTTCGCGGCGGATGACGCGGTCCTTGGTCTTGGTGTTGCCCTTGATCTCGATCTTCTCGATGTAGGACTGGGTGCCTTCGGTGATGCGGTAGGCGAGGTCGATCGTATTGTCCGCGGTGTTGGGGATGCGGACGGCCTCGAGGGTGGAGGGGAACTGGACGTCGATGTAGCCGCGGGCGCCGTAGAAATCCTCGATCAGCTCGATGTCGCGCGTGTGTTCGCGGGGTTTGAAGGTCTCGCCCGGGGTGAGGTTGAGGCCGGTGAGGGAGCGGGTGCCTTCGCGGCGGCGGAGGCCCGAGAGGATGTCGTTGGTGGAGAAGAGCTGGTTGCCCTCGAAGGTGAGGCTGCCGACCTGGTAGGGGCGGCCCTCCTCGATGACGAAATCGACTTCGAGGCGTTTGGGGTCGATTTCACGGACATCGATGTCCTGGAGTTCGAAGTCGATGTAGCCCTCGTTGCGGTAGAAGTCGTTGAGCCGCTCGCGATCCTCCTCGATGACCTCCTCCTTGAGGCGCCCGCTGCCGGTGAGCCAGGAGAAGGCCCAGCGGCGACGGGTCTTCACGACCTTGCGGAGCTTTCGTTCCTTGAACTCGGCATGACCGGGGAACTGGACGCGGTGGATGCGCTGCTTGGGGCTCTCCTCGATCTCGAAGGTGACGGTCCCGCGTCCGGCGTTTTCGTCGATGTTGAGGACATGGCGGACCCGGGTCTTGAGGTAGCCGGACTTCTCGTAGGTCTTCTGGATTTCCTGGGCGTCGCGGAAGAGCTGGGCCTCGTCGAGGGGCTGGCCGACCTTGGAGAGGACCTTCTTGGAGACCTTCCTGGTGCTGAAGCGATCGTTCCCGTCGTAGCGGATGTCGCTGAGGGTGGGGCGGGCCTGGACGAAATAGACCAGGGCGACGCCGTCGCCTTCGGGGGTGATCGCCTGGGTGACGCGGATATTGAAGAAGTAGCCGGTGGCGTA is drawn from Verrucomicrobiia bacterium and contains these coding sequences:
- a CDS encoding transposase, with the translated sequence MRTPRIKADPSLPAVYHCMSRVAGRLPLLDDSAKHKLLNILHHLARFCDIDIITFCMMSNHFHLLIRVPPKPLPDSIPDPVLLAKLEDFYGPKATLPSLARAALNKGQPIPDDIRQAVLSRIADLSIFLQEFKQRFSRWYNRRHDRSGYLWGERFRSVLVEDCPSTLRAIAAYIDLNPVRAGLVNDPKDYRFCGYAAALTGDKVIRRGIMGFLGATDWSAASAEYRLALYVIGGTSGRSDKRVLDPEAIRAELARGGELPLGQILRLRIRHMTDGVILGSKEFVNQMWERHRDKFGKRRKSGARIIRGAPIPGLRVLRDLRVDAIG
- a CDS encoding NUDIX domain-containing protein is translated as MGLPYRVSTLLYAFDSEDRVLLLERTREPNRGLWSPPGGKVEIDRGESPFAGACREAREELGLHLQPSDLHLTGIVSEAGYEGTAHWLMFLFEIRPRLQRQPPDFAEGRFALHPFSALAELPLPVTDREALWPWFLAHRGGFFAAHCRCNADGRHHWRLEDSRSP
- the moaC gene encoding cyclic pyranopterin monophosphate synthase MoaC; translation: MSEFSHLDAEGQVRMVDISEKPPVRREAVATGAIRLCPETLARIESHDVAKGNVLATARIAGIQAAKRTSELIPLCHPLSLTHCDLAFEIPPSRDRIAITATTRTTGRTGVEMEALTAVAVAALTVYDMCKAVDPAMTIGDIRLLEKSKRQVA
- a CDS encoding alpha/beta hydrolase; amino-acid sequence: MKAPAGGQGWRGWVGLGLAAWAGAGCSPSGILARQMVKAPNRVPEWVKPEGRVGLRWPAGTMGRFPSGTAVVGEPAVALHWRMVEPADYGLEVVPEARKPGDPPADDFTIRLRLPGGGLPAAREAIGTAFVVHGYGVDSASMFPWALALAEAGWRTVLVDLRGHGRSGGRRVYLGTLEAEDLRGLRRHLEAEGRVTGPYVVVGHSMGASIGLRWQAIDPEVRATVAFGPMAEFAPSAERVRAEYAQWVPRGWMRRATAKLPGVLGIEPEVLDTLPAVRKSAVRAYLVAGAGDAVTPPEESARLRPWLAPGSEFLIVGQVTHETLPYAFDQHGARVLAWLAKWGAGPGTGTGPGTGTRDGTAGPE
- the tadA gene encoding tRNA adenosine(34) deaminase TadA; its protein translation is MPSEPIIDLESDHYLMGEALRQAMKAFEAGEVPVGAVIVRDGRIVGRAFNQVELLKDATAHAEMLAITQAEAAVGDWRLNDCTLYVTKEPCPMCAGAMVHARLGRVVFGAPDPKGGCAGGVIDLLRFPSFNHRCVVTAEVRADECRALLREFFLQRRALKDAGAG
- a CDS encoding FtsX-like permease family protein; the protein is MAWRDSRASRRRLLLFTLCMVVGIAGLVAVGSFGRSLERSVEEQAKALLGADLALGSRIRFGEDHEAFFATVGGEQSREVTFTTMVVFPGAGTRLAQVRAVQGEFPFYGRLETEPEAAASRFREAGGGVLVEESLLLQFGVGVGDEVRIGEWRTRVAGALQRVPGETVVFATIAPRVYLRMEDLEATGLLQTGSLARYRVHFRLPENFDVPAWVEGARDRIDALRLSVATVEERKEDLGRSMRNLEGFLSLVGFVALLLGGVGMASAIQTHVRQKLPTVAILRCLGCPVWTAFAVYLLQGLGVGLLGAGLGAGLGTAIQHALPWAVADWVPFEVNVRTSWVAVGEATAMGFVVCLLFALLPLAAVRRVSPLAVLRVAFETRRGRDGLQWGVLGLLGLAVVLFSLAHTPRWQEGLGFAGGLAVAFGTLALAARGVVAWARRWRLARWPFVVRQGLASIHRPNNRTPLLVMSLGLGTFLLLTLHLAQANLLRELVSGTEDGRANAILFDVQSDQVEGVSGLVRELGLPVIDEAPIVTMRLRTIAGRPVDEILADPGTSAPRWALRREFRSTRADRLRESERVVAGEWVATADPLAEPVPVSVEAGIAKELGVGLGDELEWDIQGVPMRTRVASLREVDWRRVQPNFFVVFPHGPLDEAPAFHVLVTRVETAEASARLQRTVVERYPNVSAIDITLVLRTLDQVLDKIAFAIRFMALFTVVTGLLVLVATVLSGRYQRARESILLRVLGASRRQIQRVLWVEYAALGLLASLTGVVLALAGSAALAWWVFRVPFSPSPWATLATVGIVVGLTVLTGLLASRGVTTHPPLEILRDEG
- a CDS encoding glucose-6-phosphate isomerase, with the protein product MKPTPSQRWTRFQARYHEFPACGLSVDLSRLDFDDGFLPQMARPMTKAIEAMRWLEAGEEANPDEGRMVGHYWLRHPALAPSPELREAIAAAIEDVATFAESIHEERLVGERGSFQQALVIGIGGSALGPQFVAGALGHPMRDKLAVHFMDNTDPDGIDRLLGRLFPSLGRTLVVVISKSGTTPETRNGMVETEAAYRRAGLAFARHAVAITLFDEEASALYRRARAERWLATFPMWDWVGGRTSVTSAVGLLPAALQGIDTAGLLAGAKACDETTRATDPLANPAALLALGWYHAGEGRGTRDMVVLPYKDRLELFSRYLQQLVMESLGKELDLSGRIVHQGIAVYGNKGSTDQHAYIQQLRDGPNDFFAVFIRVLRARTGDSVEVEPGVTSGDYLNGFLLGTRSALHERERQSITLSVPELTPFAVGVLIALFERAVGLYAQLVQINAYHQPGVQAGKKAADTVLKLQARILAHLRRHPGQAFDAGALASAAESDDPETVFLLAQHLAANVPGIRRTGTGTSATFAA
- a CDS encoding ABC transporter ATP-binding protein, coding for MKDRDGEWILEAEGLTKTYRSGERSLDVLREVSFRLGAGETMAIVGPSGSGKTTLLGLCAGLDAPTRGRVRLAGMDLGSLDEDGRARARNLNTGFVFQSFQLIPTLTALENVMVPMELRGERGGEKAARRWLEEVGLGERLQHYPAQLSGGEQQRVAIARAFVTRPKVLFADEPTGNLDTDTGHRIVERLFDLNTAAGTALVLVTHDLELAGRTRRILRLRGGEVVEDTARVAAAGDGRGDMTKGVAV